The genomic stretch ATCAGAGAATCCTGGGATCTCTCAGCATTGATCATAAGGGTATTTATAAGACTAGCCCCCCTTAACCCGTGTATAGATGGCATGTCATCGTAGAGCGAGTCTTTGAGCAGTATTAAAACCCTCGCAGACCCTGATCGAGATAGCTCCTTAAACACCTCAGGATCTACCTTATCACTGGTTATCACAACACCAGCCTGTGGATAAGAGGATACAACAGAAGCGCTAAACACACCCGCGAGGATGAGGGAGAGCACTACGAGTATATAGATATGCCGCCACATATCCATTCCTAATACCACCTCAGCCTATAATTAACATAGCATAATATTAAATATTTTATTAATACTGATCAGCATTATCTTAATATCTAAAAGCCTCTAGGCACAGCAGATCGGGTATCCAGCTCAAGAAATTAGCATGCCCCTGAAAGGATATAGACATGTATGATGTTTAGTAACTCTATTTTAGGATTCCTCTTAAGCCTGTTTTAAGCTTGATTTTAGAAATCTGAAATATATTGCATAAAGATAGATAAAAATATAATAGATGTAGATGAAACTCAGATACAAAAATTAAAGATATATGCTGGTGCTAGGTAGGCCCTTTAGCCGATCTTATACGCTCTACCTTACAAAAATGCTTACTAGGCTATCTAATGAGAAGACTCCTGGCCCTATTAGTGCCAATGCTATGCACGATGCTAAAAGAACCGTGTCTAGCTCCCACCCAAACATATATCCTTTCGTGGCTTTGAACATGGGCTCTGCATAGCCCCTTGGAATTGGTGCATTATAAAGCCTAGCTATATAGAAGATCGTTGTACCAATCATCTCAAGGGCTAAGAGTGCTGCTGCTATCCTAGTTAGAAAACCTATTATGAGAGCTAGTCCTCCGAGAAACTCAAGCACACCTACAAGATCGAATAGAGGTCCTGGTATGCCTAGCTGTGCCATCCCATCTCTCATAGGTTTTCTCCATGGGCCGGCTAGCTTTGGGAGTCCATGGACTATGAATAGTGCTCCTACAAAGATTCTCAAGAAAAAGACCGCTATGGATATATATGTTATATCCTGTGTAGTGGAGAAGATCGCTGTATATGGGGATGCATCTACCATCTAGACACCGTATTTTACTATGTAAAGTTGGCTTATAAGCCTAAATGTGGCTTAACCATGATTCCTATGGCAAAACTGACTATAAATTTACATTGTAAATTGATGTATAGTTATATTCAATAGTTCTGTAGCATTTAGATCTGGTGGTTTTCACGAGGATATTGATATTTGGTGGTGTTGGTTTTATAGGCGCTAATCTAGTTAAGAGGCTTGCTGGGAAGGGGTACGAGATCTTTGTAGCCCATAGAGGGCTTAGAGATGCCTATAGAGAGAGGCTGGGGAGGATTATCGCTGAAAACGCCTCTCTCATAGAGTATAGAGATCCCAGGGAGGCTTTTGAGGCGTCGAAGCCAGAGGCTATATATAATTTGGTTGGTGAGTTCTTTGGGAGCGATAGAGAGATTATCGAGGCTAATCTCGGCTTTGTCGAGAGGCTCTGTAGCATTTTGAAGAACTATGAAGGTCTTTTCATACATATCTCCGCCGCTACTGTGGTAGGCCCTAGAGGCGATACGATATATGAGGAGGAGAGCCATCTTAAGGGTATAAGCCCTGCTAATATCTTTGATATTTCTAAGGCCGAGGCTGAGAGGGTTATTGCTAGCAATATTAGGAGATGGGTTATAGTGAGACCAACCCTGGTGTATGGAGCCTATAACGCCCATCCCGAGTGGGTTCGGCTAGTCTCGATGATTATGAGAGGTATAGCCCCATTGATAAGGGCGAGGATCTCCGCTATCGAGGTATCTGAGCTCTCAGAGATCCTTTTAAGAGCTATGGAGCTCGAAAAAGAATATTTCTTCGCAACCGAGTGTGAGCCGTATAACTTCAACGACTTTATAGACGCAATGGCTAGAGCCCTTGGGAGAAACCCTCTTAAAATCCCAACCCCCCTCTGGCTTGCAAGGGCCCTCGCGCCGAAGGAGATTAGAAGGCATATGGTGTTTCTAAATAGGGTTTTCTCATGCGATAAGATGGCTAATCTTACCGGCTATAGGCCTAGGAGGAGGCTATACGAGGGGTTTGAGGAGATGGTGAAATGGATCTTAGAGACTAGCAATATTAGAAGGAGGAAGAGTTAAGGACCCTACCAGATAATGGATCTTCTCAAGAGCCATCAGCTAAAAGCCCGCCTACTAAAGATTAGAAGATCAGCGGTATTATTATGGTTGTTGCTATATATATAGTGGGTAGCTATTTGATCAAGATCCTCGGTCTAGGCCCATCAGGCACAGCACTAGCACTATCACTTGGTAGAGAGGTAAGGGCTATCGATATTCATCCTAGATATTACAAGGCATGTGGCGAGGCTGTCCCAGTTGATACCCCTATGGTTAGCAAGAAATATGTGTTGAGCAAGATAAGGAGGTTCTCATTCTATCTAGAGGACAGGGTTATAGGGGAGGTCAGCTATGCGAGTCCAAAGTGGTATATAGTGGATAAGGGCTCCTGGATCTCCTCTATGAGGGAGAGGATCAAGAGCTCTGAAGATATCAATGGCGGGATCTCTGTAGATGCGAGGGGGCCATATTCAAGTAAGGGGGTGAAGGTGAATGTTATAAGGGCATATGTTAGAGGCTATAGAAGGAATATAGATCCTGAGACAGTGTATTTCATATATGAAAAGGGTGTTGCAGGCTTCTACTGGGTATTCCCCCATGGAGAGGATCTAAATGTTGGCGGTGGTTTCATAGGTGTTAGAAACCCCGTGCCCTCTCTCCATAGATTCCTGGATAGATGGCTTGGAGGGGGGTCTATAGTGGATCTCAGGGGAGCGCCTTTAACGATAGAGCCAGAGATAGATCTGGGGTCGCAGAATATATATAGAATCGGCGAGGCAGCGGGCCTCGTATACCCGCTAACTGGAGAGGGTATAAGGCCTGGGATAGAATCGGCTATAGCACTTGCATCAGCCCTCTCGAGTAGGAAGCCCCTTGAAAACTATGCAAGGTCCATATCTAGGATAGTCAAGCAGATAGAAATCCAGAAGAAGATCCTAAGAATAGCTGTTAAGATAATTGAGGGTGGGGGCTCTATATCCCAGTTGATAGATGATAGTATCCTGAGGGACTATATAGAGGAGAATATATCTGGAAGAACACTTCTAACCATGATCTCTAGGAGGCCTGGCAAGGCTATATCTCTGATAGCCAAGATACTTAGGATCTAAAAACTACTGGGCCGAAACTACTAGGGCGCAGCATTCATCACCACAGCTCCTCATAATATCAACAACATCTGGATCAAGTAGTGAGAGTCTATAGAGAGCATCAACGTCTAGGCCGCAGATAACCTCAGCCCTTAGATAGTCTATATTCTTGGCTAGCGCCTCAATCTCCTCCCTCTTACCGATCTCAACAATAGCTGTATAGGTAATCCTTATGCTAGTACCTAGAGGAGATCTCATATGGGCAAACCAGATCATATTATACCCTAATCTTTATAAGCAGACAAGGGGATAAGCCTATATAAACAGGGATCTCTGTGGATATAGAGGTGATAGGGGGTATAGACTATGAGAGCTTCGAGTTTCTAAGGCTGGTTATGGATGTTGCTAGGACTATAAGAAGGGAGTATGGGATCGAGATATATGTATCTCCTTCAACAGAGCTATTTTCTACAGCTTTTAAAAAGGGTATAAGGATAGGGAATGAGGTATTATATATAGAAGGGGAGCTTAATAGAGAGTCGCTTATAGAGATAATCCTCGATATATATAGAGGGAAGAGGCAGCAAAGCCGCGATCCCAGGGATTCCCCGGTAGGCAGTAGAAGAGAGCCTATAGCAGGGTCAGGAGCTTTGTCTACATATGATATAGCATCCCGACAACAGCTTATAAGCTTAGCCGGGGATCAAGTATTGATAACGGGGATCCTATGATCTACTTTTAGCCTGGGAAGCGATTATCAGCTGTAGAGTAAATTTTAATAGTATATATAAGCTGGCACTATTTGTGTAGGGACTATTCCTTATCATCAATATCATCTCGATGTAGCTAGTGCTATGGTATTGAGATACTGTGGAATATGCTTAGCTGGTGATGCTGTATTACATGTGATATCCAGTGATCCTTTTTTCCGGCATCTCTATGTGCTCTCTTATCTTCCTCTCGATCTCCTCGACGGTTTCGGCATGTCTTATCAGATCTTGGATATCGATCTCCATACCAAGGATCTCAGAGATCTTCTTAACAGCTACAGAGGCCGCCCTGGGATCTGGTCTTTCCCTCTCCGCATAGGGTAGGATAACGGTTGCCGGCTGCCCCAGGATCTCTGTGAACATTAGGATTATTGCTAGGGGGCCTACTATTATTAGGCCTTTATCCATTGTAGGCTCTTTAAGCTCCCTTTTACCCCACTTATTGCCCGTCCATCTAAGGAGATCCTCTTGGGATCTTCTAACGCTTGGATCGAGACCTCCGATTAGTAGTATTTCGCTGATCTTATTCTCAACACTCCATCTAACTATGGTTTCCGCAAATTCTATCCTCTCATGTATATTTGGCACAACACTGTTAACTAGAACCACGAGGCCGCTCCCCTCTTTTGAATAGATCTCGTGGGGAAAGCTAAAGCTCCTCTCACCCTCTATAGATACTACATCTGGCATGTACTTAGTTATAACATAGCCTATCCTCTTTAGCTTTAGAGCCTCAACGATATATTTAGTAGCTATATACCCAACAGCACCGAAGCCTGGGAAGCCTGTTACAAGGTATAGCTCTCCATTCCTCCTCATAGCGTCTAAAGGCTCCGAGAGTATAATCCTTACTCTTCTTCCCTTCCTCTCCACCACTCACCCTCCCTAGTGATAGCTGCTACACCCTTGGTAAAATATAGAATCTCTCTGGGGGATAGAAGGAGTCTGCCTACACCGCAGAGCCTATCAGACTCATCTACTATGAGCACCTCGTCCCAGGGTCTGAGATCCTCATCGATATAGAGCACGTGTTTCGCAAATAAGTTACCCCCCTTTCTAATCTCATCAGCAACTTCATCAACAACAACCACTCTCATAGTGGGGAATCTAGATGCTTTATGAAGAGCAGCTCCCCCTATAAATCTTAAGAGAAACCTATAATCAGAGGCTCTTATAGTAGCTATCACACCCTCCTCCCCAAGAACAGCCCTGATCCTCCCAGTATTCTTAGACACGAGAACCCTGGAATTATCTGGTATAAGGGCCTCACCAGCACCTGGGAAGAACTGATAATCAGCTATAGCTCTTAGTCTTCTCAAGAGCCTCTGCGAGGGCTTCTCAACAAGCAGATACTCCATTATAAACCCAAAGATATATAGGGCCAGGGCTCTAATAGCTCTATTGCCCTGGATTTTTATTCCGATAAATCTTAGAGCCACCGATCTCTCAATGCTGTTTCAATTTTAGATGGTTTATAGGAGTTGATAGAGATCCATGAAATGATGTTAGAGGCATGAAGACTTTACATTTGTTTGGAGGAATGACTTATATTAAGGGTAAGCGATGAATCGTTAATAAATTTGAGCCTCTAGCCGATAAGTCAATAACTCTATATATGTTGTGTAAGTGCTGTAGTTTTATGTATCGTGCTGACATCTGACGGGATCTCCCCAGCTATGTTCTCCCTAGCCTTTCTCCCTAGAACCTTTTTCACCGCCTCTACAAGATCATCTTGTGTTATATAGTCCCTCCCAGCTCTTATGGCTATATAGCCTGCTTCTGTGCATATCGCCTTTATATCTGCACCTGAAGCTCCCTCTGTTATTTCAGCGAGTAAGTCTAGATCTAGATTTCCCTTAATATTTAACTTTCTAGTATGTACCCTGAAGATCTCCTTTCTAGCCCTTTTATCTGGTAGGGGTATATATATAATTCTATCGAATCTACCAGGCCTGAGTATCGCTGGATCCAGCACATCTATTCTATTTGTGGTTGCGATCACCTTCACATTATCTAGAGGGTCGAAACCGTCTAGCTCTGCTAATAGCTGTGTTAACGTCCTATGGATCTCCCTCTCCCCACTTGTCCCAACATCTATTCTCTTTGCAGCTATAGCATCTATCTCATCTATAAGAACTATCGAGGGAGCATGTTTCCTCGCCAATGCGAATACCTCCCTCACAATCCTCGCCCCCTCCCCTATGAATTTCTGTGCAAGCTCAGATGCTACTAGCCTTATAAAGGTAGCGTTCGTTTCTCCAGCAACGGCTCTTGCAAGAAGGGTTTTTCCAACACCTGGGGGGCCATAGAGGAGAACACCCTTGGGAGGCTCTATCCCAAGCCTCCTAAATAGATCTGGGTTTTTGAGGGGGAGCTCTACAACCTCCCTTATCTCTCTAATCTGCTCCTCTAACCCCCCTATATCGGAGTATCTCGTATTGGGCTTCTCAACTAGCTTCATAGCTGTTACAAAGGGATCTTCTCTGAAGCCTAGAACCTCAACGATCTCTGATCCCCTGTTATTAAGCGCCACAGAGATCCCTGGCTTAAGACTCTTGGGATCTATCTTAGGGCTTATATTAACAATTAGGTTAGGGCCTGTAGAGCTCTTAACAATAGCTCTCCCATCTGGTAGAAGATCTATGAGAGTCGCCTCTATCAGAGGTGGTTGTAGCATCTTCTCAAGCTCGATTCTACATTGGCTGAGCTCATCTAGCAGGGTTTTCTTCTCGATCTGAAGCTCTCTAACTGACTTCTCCAGATACCTCACATATCTCTCTAGATCTCTCTCAAGATCTATGTCTCCTCCGCTCTCATAGCCTCTTTGCTCCTCATATTCGCTTTCCTCTTCTACCATATAGCCCACACTGATTAATCTATCCCAACTAGGTTATTAAGATGTTACGCTACTTAGTAGCTTCAGAGACGAGGTTGGATATAGTTGGATATATATTCTCTTAAACATAGTATCTATGCTAGGAGGTTGCCTTGAAATACTCTGTAGCCGAGGCTTCCCACGATCCTTTTGAAGCTATCGAGCTATACCTCAAAGAGCTAGGATCGTTAGAGCTTGGCTGCGAAGTAGTCCCTGTAGAAGATGCGTATGGCAGGGTGCTCTGTGAGGATATAAGAGCTCCTATCTCGTTACCCCCCTTCCCACGATCGTTGGTTGACGGCTTCGCTGTGATCTACGATGATATAGCTGGTGCTTCAAAAGATAATCCCTCAAAGCTCAAGCTACTGGGTAGGATATCTGTTGGAGAGGATGCAAGCAATATAGAAGTTCCGAGGGGAGGATGCTATGCTGTTGATACAGGCTCCTATGTACCTCTTAACACCGATCTTATAATCCCATATGAGCGTACATCCATAGCTGGCGATTATGTATTTATATATAACCCTCTCCCAAGGGGGAGCAACATAGCATATCCTGGGAGTGATATCCATAGAGGGTTTATAATAGCTAAGAGGGGGTGGAGGGCTGATGAAAGAATTATATCCGCCATTGCCTCGGCAGGGGTAAAAAGTGTTAAGGTGTATAGAAGGGTTAGGATATGCATCGCTGCTACAGGCAACGAGCTTCAAGAACCTGGAGGCGGGTTAGAACCTGGCAAGATCTATGAGTCTAACTTGGAAGCCCTCTCAGCACTCCTGAGATCTGAAGGCTTTGAAGTACATAGCCTAGGTATTCTAAGGGATAGGGCAGATGAGATAAAGGAGGCTATTACGAAGGGTCTCGAGATCTGCGATCTTCTATTTATAACGGGTGGCACATCAGCTGGTATAGAGGACTATGTATATAGAGCGATTGAGGAAATGGGTAGGGTTATTATAAGGGGGATCAAGTATAAGCCTGGAAAACCCCTCACCCTAGGGGTTATAAGGGGGAAACCAGTGATTGGGCTTCCTGGAAACCCTGTCTCTGTTATCATGCTTATAAAGACAATAATGTCAAAGCTTCTAAGTAGGGTAAGAGGTGAGGAGGATTGGCTCCAAATGCCTTTGAACGGTCGTGGAAAGCTTTTAAGAAGTGTTAGAGGGGCTGAGGGGAGGCTAACACATATTCCGAGCATCCTTATAAGGGGGGAGAAAGGGCTTTTTATATTGCCATGGGTTCTCGAGAGCTATATGATATCTAGGCTAGCACTTGCCGACATATTTATCGAGATACCATATGACACACAGAAAAGGATTTTGAAACCTATGGAGGAGGTGGAGTTTAGAAGCCTCAGCCATAAACCAAGGGCATGGATTATAGAGGCGGGGGAGATACTGTGGGGTACAGGTATAGTTGGTGATAGGCTTAGGCTATATACATCGAGAGAGGAGGCCCTATCATGGCTTGAAGTAGGGGCTGTGGCGAGGGTGTATATATGTGAGCGCATAGATCTCTCGGAGGGAAGGGCTGTGGTTAGAGTTCTACCAGATAATACCTTAGAAAAATACAGGGTTGAGGTGCATAGGCGTAGCAAGCTATATAGGATCCCAGGGTTCCCCCACGGCACATGCTATTCAGAGGCTGTGAAGAGCCTTATATCGAGAGAGGGGGTTGAGAGATATCTAGAGATCCCGGTAGAGTTTCCTGAGCAGGCCTTTGAAATGTTTATAGACGGGTATCTCGATCTCGCGTTTAGTGCGGAGCGGATAAGCTGATACGCATTACTTAGAAAGGGTTTTGTGGAGGAACATTATGCCGGGTAATAGGATCTCCATAGCGCTTCTAACATCCGCAATATAGTGCCCCATATCAGGGATTACATGTAGCTCGAACCTCTTTCCAAGCTCTAGAAGCCTTTGAGCATATCTTAGCACAGGTCTAAGAGGGGTTCTTGTATCGTTTTGAGGCTGTATAAGGCATATAGGTGCTTTAAGCCTCTCAGCATAATTTATCGCAGACCTCTCCTTCCAGAGCTCCCTCTTACCATCGAATAGAAGTAATGCGAACTGCTTGAACAATGCGTCTCCCAGCTCATACATCTCCTCCCAATCGGGTACAGATGCTCCAGCCACAGCTGCGTCCCATATATCTGGCTCCCTCACAGTTGCCCAGACACTCATGAAGCCTCCATAGCTATATCCAAAGATCGCTATCTTGCTTGCGAGCCCCACCTCTCTCGCCCATTTAGCCGCGTACACAACATCCTGTAGATCTCCTCCCCCAGGGTCTCCTATATCTAGCCTCCTAAACTCCTCACCATATCCTGTGGAGCCTCTAAAGTTTGGCGCAACAACATGGTATCCGCTAGCTACGAGAGATGATATGATGATATCCCATCTATCAGCAACCTCCCACCAAGGCCCTCCATGAACATAGATCACAGTGGGCCCTGGCCTAGGCGCTGCATTACTCTCCACAACAAAGGTAGGTATCTCGAGACCATCGAAGCTCCTGATTCTAACGAAATACGATCTCCCAATCCTCCTCGCAATCCTCGGAGAGACCCTAGTTGATGCAAGAACCCTTGTTGAGCCTCCTGGCTCAACACCTATAAGCGATGGCGGGGATCTCAGCGATGATCTGCCTAGTATAAATATGTTTTTAGCTTTATAATATGCTGCAGATCCGCTATAGCCTGGGGGCAATGGGATCTCTCTACCATCCGCAAATAGATATACCCTACCATCCCTCTTACCTAGGAACCACGCTTTATCCCCATCCATCCAGTCGTAGTATACATGCTCAACTACTCTACGTCTAACATGATCTCTATAGGATGTTCTGAGAGGCTCTAGCCTCATAGAACCTGGATCAAGTACATAGAGTCTTTGGGGGCCAGCATAGTTTGATTCGAATAAAACCCCCTTCTCACCTATCCTCGGCGCGCTATTTGTCGAGCCCTTCCTAGGTGTATAGATCTCGAATCTCCTGCTAGATATATTTAGAAGAAATAGCTCCGAAGATCTTGCATCACCTGCTAACCACCCAGCACCAGCAATCATATCTCTCCTAACACTCGAGACATATATAAAGCTAGTAACTCTGTGGATAAGCTCAGCAGTGCCTCCAGGCCTTGCGATCCAGATGCCGCTCCCACCCTCTATCACAGATGAGAAGGCAGCCTTCTCCCCATCAAAGGCTAGCCCGGTTATTCTAGATGGCTTAAAACCCTCCACAGGAATCTTCTTACCTGTATAGGAGTCTGCGAAGACAATTGTAGATAGCTCCTTCCCAGGTGTTGTATCAACTATATATGGGAATACACTAGAGTCGGGGTGCGCTGCAGCCCCTAAAATCCTATCACCGCTGGTTATCTTGATCCTCTCGCCCGTCTCTAGATCTAGCGAATATAGATCCGAAGACCCCTCTTGTGTAGATAAATAGATCAGCCTCCGCCCACCTGCAATTCCTATAACAGCATATGTAGGTAGCCTAACAATCTCCTCTATTATCGAGACAACCTCGCTGTATGACAATATCCCAAACCTCACATTCTAAGGTTGGACTCTAGGGATATTAAGGCTAACCATCTTCTCAGCAATCATTGAGAAAGCTAAGAATAATAGATCTTAATCCTAATAAGTTTAGTCCAAATATTTAATTTATTTCAATTGAGATCTATTTATTAGGGAACCTTTGAAATACTCGATAATAGGTTTTGGATCTATAGGGACGTTAGTAGCTTATGCTCTTAATATATCAGGCCATATACCCTATATAGTCACAAGGTCTAGATCAAATTTGAAGAGGGTCTTAGTGGATCCTTTAGGGAATATCCACGAGGTTTACGGAGAAATTGTTGAACTGGGTTCGGATATGTGGATCGATAGCGATGTAATAGTTATATGTGTAAAGGCATATGATATACCTCATCTAATCCCTATACTCAATAGGGTTTCAGAAAGAGCTGTTGTAGTTACCCTCCAAAACGGTATTGGCTCCTACGAAGCCGTTATGGGTATTGTTGGAAGGGCTAGAGCTGCACATCTAGTTCTCAATCACGGTGCGTATAGGAAGGATCAAAATGTGGTTGTATGGGTTGGAGGTTCAACTAGCTATATAGGATCCCATGGTGTTCCCCGCAGCGTTTTAGAAGAGATAGCATTAGATCTAAGGATTCTCAAGGTAGAGGTGGTGGATGATATAAATAGCTATAGATGGCTCAAGCTTGCTGTTAACGCCTCTATAAATCCCATAACAGCTATTCTGAGAAGCAGAAACTCTGTTATCGTTGATAACCAGTGGGCAAGATATCTAGCGGAAGCTGTGGTTAGAGAGATCCAGGAGCTATGTAGAGTACTTATGATTAAGCTGCCAAGAGATCCCTTGGAAGAGGTTTTAGAGGTTGCAAGGGCAACGGGTAATAACTACTCATCCATGCTAATGGATCTCTGTGAGCGCGGCCGTACCGAGATAGACTATATAAATGGCTATATAGTTCGAGAGGGTGTTAAGCATGGCATGAGGTTAATAGCTAATGAGGTTCTCTATTATCTAGTTAAGGCAATTGAGATTCAGGGGGTCAAGTGTGACAAGGGATGAGAGGAAGAAGATAACCCCGGTGGACTTTGTCAAGGCTAAGAGGAGGGGGCATAGATTGGTTATGGTGACCGCATATGATTATTACCAGGCTAGAATAGCAGATGAAGCGGGGGTTGATGGCATCCTTGTGGGGGATTCCCTTGGAATGGTTGTTATGGGCTTCAGCTCAACAATACCAGTCACAATGGGTATGATAGCACACCACCTCAGAGCAGTCCTCAACGCAAGGCCTAGATGCCTTGTAGTAGCTGATATGCCATTCATGAGCTACGAGATAAGCAGGGAAGAGGCTGTGAGAAACGCTGGTAAGCTAATAAAGCGAGGGGCTGATGCTGTTAAGGTAGAGGGGCTGGAAGAGGTTGTTGATAAGGTTGAGGCGATGGTGAGATCTGGGATCCCGGTGATGGGGCATGTCGGTCTAAACCCCCAGAGATCCCTTGTTACTGGCCTCAGAATAAGGGGTAAAAAGGCTGAGGAGGCTGTGGAGATTATAGAGGCGTCAAAGGCTCTTGAGGAGGCAGGGGCCTTCTCAATAGTGATCGAATATACTGCATCAGAGATCGCTGAGGAGATCACCAAGAGGCTTAGCATACCAACTATATGCATAGGCTCGGGCCCCCACTGCGATGGGCAGATCCTTGTATTCCACGATCTGGTGGGGTTAAATCCCTCACCACCACCATTTGCCAAGCAATATCTAAGAGCATATCAGCTAATGCTAGACGCCCTAGCGCTATATGTTAAAGAGGTTAGAGAAGGGCTCTTCCCAGGCAGAGAGATGTACTGGTCAATGGATCCTGAAGAGCTGGAGAAGCTAAAGAAAGCGTTAAAGGAGAGAAGAAGCGGGGATAACACATCATTATCCTCCCCACCATAGAAGCTAAACCTTACCGTTCACCCGAGAGCGGTTTTAGCCACCCTCGGGCTCCTCACGGTCTCCCCAGGCCCCCTCACCGCGGTTCATCCACGGGTCTCGGAAACCCGGGGTCACAGATATTTATAATCTTCGGAGCTTATATATGCCTCGGCATAGCTAATAGCCCTGAAGAGTATTAACCGTGAACCCACATGAAAGCTTCTAAAGACAATCAAAAATGTTTCAGCCCCTAAAGAGTGGTGTTTCCACCTAGGTGGCGAGGTCTAAAACTGCATCCTAGACCTCTGCGGTAGGAGGCTCTATGCGAGAGTGGTGAATATTTATTGCAACAAATGTTACTGCTTCGAGAAATATCTGCCCCAAGGCCTTATAGATAGTATAGTAGGATTTTGTCCTCTAGGGCTGGAGGAGGTTAGATCCTAACCTAAAGGGCAAGATGTTAATTATAAGCAGAGATCTATTGTTTGCAGTTACTATATTCTCTTACAATGCTAAGTCCGCTGCCAAGGATTAGCACGCCTATTGCTAGCGATAATAGGGATGCTAGAACCCTGTTATCCATGATAAGATATATTGATAATGCCATGAATACCAGGGATGTTGATATAAGAGATAGAGCCAAGATCCAGAGGCTCTTCATGCCACGCCCAGGATAATAAGCTATGAGCATTATAAAGCCCACCGCTATCACTTAAGATCTGCTGGTTAACCAATATTTCTAAAGACCTAGGTAGACTATATATAGAAGCATTGATGCCGGGGTTATACAGTGGCTTAGATATCTATAGCAAGTACTCCCAGCGATCTTATCTATACGAAGAATCAGCTTCTCAGCAGCTATCCCTATTATAAGTATTAGGAGCAGGGTTGGCTCTCTATATATGGCTGCCCCTATGATGG from Sulfolobales archaeon encodes the following:
- a CDS encoding PUA domain-containing protein, giving the protein MALRFIGIKIQGNRAIRALALYIFGFIMEYLLVEKPSQRLLRRLRAIADYQFFPGAGEALIPDNSRVLVSKNTGRIRAVLGEEGVIATIRASDYRFLLRFIGGAALHKASRFPTMRVVVVDEVADEIRKGGNLFAKHVLYIDEDLRPWDEVLIVDESDRLCGVGRLLLSPREILYFTKGVAAITREGEWWRGREEE
- a CDS encoding proteasome-activating nucleotidase, coding for MVEEESEYEEQRGYESGGDIDLERDLERYVRYLEKSVRELQIEKKTLLDELSQCRIELEKMLQPPLIEATLIDLLPDGRAIVKSSTGPNLIVNISPKIDPKSLKPGISVALNNRGSEIVEVLGFREDPFVTAMKLVEKPNTRYSDIGGLEEQIREIREVVELPLKNPDLFRRLGIEPPKGVLLYGPPGVGKTLLARAVAGETNATFIRLVASELAQKFIGEGARIVREVFALARKHAPSIVLIDEIDAIAAKRIDVGTSGEREIHRTLTQLLAELDGFDPLDNVKVIATTNRIDVLDPAILRPGRFDRIIYIPLPDKRARKEIFRVHTRKLNIKGNLDLDLLAEITEGASGADIKAICTEAGYIAIRAGRDYITQDDLVEAVKKVLGRKARENIAGEIPSDVSTIHKTTALTQHI
- a CDS encoding NAD(P)-dependent oxidoreductase encodes the protein MVFTRILIFGGVGFIGANLVKRLAGKGYEIFVAHRGLRDAYRERLGRIIAENASLIEYRDPREAFEASKPEAIYNLVGEFFGSDREIIEANLGFVERLCSILKNYEGLFIHISAATVVGPRGDTIYEEESHLKGISPANIFDISKAEAERVIASNIRRWVIVRPTLVYGAYNAHPEWVRLVSMIMRGIAPLIRARISAIEVSELSEILLRAMELEKEYFFATECEPYNFNDFIDAMARALGRNPLKIPTPLWLARALAPKEIRRHMVFLNRVFSCDKMANLTGYRPRRRLYEGFEEMVKWILETSNIRRRKS
- a CDS encoding PAC2 family protein, translating into MERKGRRVRIILSEPLDAMRRNGELYLVTGFPGFGAVGYIATKYIVEALKLKRIGYVITKYMPDVVSIEGERSFSFPHEIYSKEGSGLVVLVNSVVPNIHERIEFAETIVRWSVENKISEILLIGGLDPSVRRSQEDLLRWTGNKWGKRELKEPTMDKGLIIVGPLAIILMFTEILGQPATVILPYAERERPDPRAASVAVKKISEILGMEIDIQDLIRHAETVEEIERKIREHIEMPEKRITGYHM
- a CDS encoding NAD(P)/FAD-dependent oxidoreductase, with protein sequence MVVAIYIVGSYLIKILGLGPSGTALALSLGREVRAIDIHPRYYKACGEAVPVDTPMVSKKYVLSKIRRFSFYLEDRVIGEVSYASPKWYIVDKGSWISSMRERIKSSEDINGGISVDARGPYSSKGVKVNVIRAYVRGYRRNIDPETVYFIYEKGVAGFYWVFPHGEDLNVGGGFIGVRNPVPSLHRFLDRWLGGGSIVDLRGAPLTIEPEIDLGSQNIYRIGEAAGLVYPLTGEGIRPGIESAIALASALSSRKPLENYARSISRIVKQIEIQKKILRIAVKIIEGGGSISQLIDDSILRDYIEENISGRTLLTMISRRPGKAISLIAKILRI
- a CDS encoding molybdopterin molybdotransferase MoeA, giving the protein MKYSVAEASHDPFEAIELYLKELGSLELGCEVVPVEDAYGRVLCEDIRAPISLPPFPRSLVDGFAVIYDDIAGASKDNPSKLKLLGRISVGEDASNIEVPRGGCYAVDTGSYVPLNTDLIIPYERTSIAGDYVFIYNPLPRGSNIAYPGSDIHRGFIIAKRGWRADERIISAIASAGVKSVKVYRRVRICIAATGNELQEPGGGLEPGKIYESNLEALSALLRSEGFEVHSLGILRDRADEIKEAITKGLEICDLLFITGGTSAGIEDYVYRAIEEMGRVIIRGIKYKPGKPLTLGVIRGKPVIGLPGNPVSVIMLIKTIMSKLLSRVRGEEDWLQMPLNGRGKLLRSVRGAEGRLTHIPSILIRGEKGLFILPWVLESYMISRLALADIFIEIPYDTQKRILKPMEEVEFRSLSHKPRAWIIEAGEILWGTGIVGDRLRLYTSREEALSWLEVGAVARVYICERIDLSEGRAVVRVLPDNTLEKYRVEVHRRSKLYRIPGFPHGTCYSEAVKSLISREGVERYLEIPVEFPEQAFEMFIDGYLDLAFSAERIS
- a CDS encoding DoxX family protein, which produces MVDASPYTAIFSTTQDITYISIAVFFLRIFVGALFIVHGLPKLAGPWRKPMRDGMAQLGIPGPLFDLVGVLEFLGGLALIIGFLTRIAAALLALEMIGTTIFYIARLYNAPIPRGYAEPMFKATKGYMFGWELDTVLLASCIALALIGPGVFSLDSLVSIFVR